A part of Bosea sp. (in: a-proteobacteria) genomic DNA contains:
- a CDS encoding DUF2309 domain-containing protein: MTALATHVAQPAANAAPQPNDIAALSAVIDRACRKIAPLWPLKHFVAVNPFLGFTGQSFARTCATLKRVANVDMLMPRAFYRQAHAEGFISDDDLAAALAAGTLTRSGPSDFASLKNALARDPAPDAGKPAAVVATVAEVLDGLAEGDRQASRVGFMIDEISRWCAAYFDEGQASWASPARKLRPYAAWRAAARHDLNPETMGITGFRRSVASLPEDPVKAIALVVATLGIPERAVEDYLHRALFDIGGWAAYARYIVWNAELHGGADDTMVQLLAIRIAWGHALFQARGDRTVRQAWADAMARAAALPQDHQLGEDADLATDLLCQQAYETAYKRRLILRLKAHASEAGLAPVPPRKSLQAAFCIDVRSEVFRRALEMVCPQAQTIGFAGFFGFPIEYVPIGLKRGGAQCPVLLTPRFIVCEAVAEASDEREAEVMGLRLMRRRATKAWKSFKLSAVSSFSYVETAGLLFAGKIVSDSVGLTRTVSHPDEDGLDADVARRAGPSLEPREVAGRATGFTPAQRVAMAEAVLKAMSMTGDFARLVMLTGHGSTTVNNPHASGLDCGACGGHTGQANARVAAAILNDPDVRKGLKARGLAVPDDTWFIGALHDTTTDEVTLYGDEDVPASHAADLGELKLWLARAAELARMERSVLLGIAPGPDAQKQVAARSRDWSQVRPEWGLAGNAAFIAAPRQRTRGLDLSGRAFLHEYEEARDEGHGVLELIMTAPMVVASWINLQYYGSTVNNRAFGSGNKALHNVVGQLGVLEGNAGDLKAGLPWQSVHDGRRFIHEPVRLNVFIEAGEGAMDAIIARHASVRDLVDHGWVHLYAIAKEGAVIRRYHAPGEWRDA, from the coding sequence ATGACCGCCCTCGCAACCCATGTCGCGCAGCCCGCTGCGAACGCCGCACCGCAGCCAAACGACATCGCCGCGCTCTCCGCCGTGATCGACCGGGCCTGCCGCAAGATCGCGCCGCTCTGGCCGCTCAAGCACTTCGTCGCTGTCAATCCTTTCCTCGGCTTCACCGGGCAGTCATTCGCCCGCACCTGCGCCACGCTCAAGCGGGTGGCCAATGTCGATATGCTGATGCCGCGCGCTTTCTACCGGCAGGCTCATGCCGAGGGCTTCATCAGCGATGACGATCTTGCGGCGGCGCTGGCGGCCGGCACGCTGACGAGGAGCGGTCCTTCCGATTTCGCAAGCCTGAAGAATGCGCTGGCGCGCGATCCGGCGCCCGATGCCGGCAAGCCCGCAGCCGTCGTCGCAACCGTGGCCGAGGTCCTGGACGGCCTGGCCGAAGGCGACAGGCAGGCCTCGCGGGTGGGCTTCATGATCGACGAGATCTCGCGCTGGTGCGCCGCCTATTTCGACGAGGGCCAGGCGAGCTGGGCCTCGCCGGCGCGCAAGCTCAGGCCCTATGCGGCCTGGCGGGCGGCTGCCCGGCATGACCTCAACCCCGAGACCATGGGCATCACAGGCTTCCGGCGCTCGGTTGCCAGCTTGCCGGAGGACCCGGTCAAGGCCATCGCTCTGGTGGTCGCGACGCTTGGCATCCCGGAGCGGGCCGTCGAGGATTATCTTCACCGGGCGCTGTTCGATATCGGCGGCTGGGCGGCCTATGCCCGCTACATCGTCTGGAATGCCGAGCTGCATGGCGGCGCGGACGACACAATGGTGCAGTTGCTCGCCATCCGCATCGCCTGGGGCCATGCCCTGTTCCAGGCGCGGGGCGACCGGACCGTGCGGCAGGCCTGGGCCGACGCCATGGCGCGCGCCGCTGCACTGCCGCAGGACCACCAGCTCGGCGAGGACGCCGACCTTGCAACGGACCTGCTCTGCCAGCAGGCCTACGAGACGGCCTATAAGCGGAGGCTGATCCTGCGGCTCAAGGCGCATGCGAGCGAGGCTGGCCTGGCGCCGGTTCCGCCGCGCAAGAGCCTGCAGGCGGCATTCTGCATCGATGTCCGGTCGGAAGTGTTCAGGCGCGCGCTGGAGATGGTCTGCCCGCAGGCGCAAACCATCGGCTTCGCCGGGTTCTTCGGCTTTCCCATCGAGTATGTGCCGATCGGCCTGAAGCGGGGCGGGGCGCAATGCCCGGTGCTGCTCACGCCGCGTTTCATCGTGTGCGAGGCCGTCGCCGAAGCTTCCGATGAGCGGGAGGCGGAGGTCATGGGCCTCAGGCTCATGCGGCGGCGGGCCACCAAGGCCTGGAAGTCCTTCAAACTCTCGGCCGTGTCGTCCTTCTCCTATGTCGAGACGGCCGGGCTGCTCTTCGCGGGCAAGATCGTGTCCGACAGCGTCGGCCTCACCCGCACCGTCTCCCACCCGGATGAGGATGGGCTCGATGCTGATGTGGCGCGGCGCGCCGGCCCCAGCCTGGAGCCGCGCGAGGTCGCGGGCAGGGCCACCGGCTTCACGCCTGCCCAACGTGTCGCGATGGCCGAGGCGGTGCTGAAGGCCATGTCGATGACCGGGGATTTCGCCCGGCTCGTGATGTTGACAGGCCATGGCAGCACCACGGTCAACAACCCTCATGCCTCGGGCCTCGATTGCGGCGCCTGCGGCGGCCATACAGGGCAGGCCAATGCGCGCGTCGCGGCCGCGATTCTCAACGATCCCGATGTTCGCAAGGGCCTCAAGGCCAGGGGCCTGGCCGTGCCGGACGATACCTGGTTCATCGGCGCGCTGCACGACACCACAACCGACGAGGTCACGCTTTATGGCGATGAGGATGTGCCGGCTTCGCACGCCGCCGATCTCGGCGAACTGAAGCTCTGGCTGGCCAGGGCCGCGGAGCTGGCGCGGATGGAGCGTTCCGTGCTGCTCGGCATTGCGCCAGGGCCCGATGCGCAGAAGCAGGTTGCGGCCCGGTCGCGCGACTGGTCGCAGGTCAGGCCGGAATGGGGCCTTGCCGGCAACGCCGCCTTCATCGCCGCGCCGCGGCAGCGTACGCGCGGGCTCGACCTGTCAGGGCGCGCCTTCCTGCACGAATACGAGGAAGCCAGGGATGAGGGCCACGGCGTGCTTGAGCTCATCATGACCGCGCCGATGGTCGTCGCCAGCTGGATCAACCTGCAATATTACGGCTCGACCGTGAACAACCGCGCCTTCGGTTCAGGCAACAAGGCGCTGCACAATGTGGTGGGCCAGCTCGGCGTGCTCGAGGGCAATGCCGGCGACCTCAAGGCCGGATTGCCATGGCAGTCTGTTCATGACGGCCGGCGCTTCATCCACGAGCCGGTGCGGCTGAACGTGTTCATCGAGGCGGGCGAGGGCGCCATGGACGC